A single region of the Mechercharimyces sp. CAU 1602 genome encodes:
- a CDS encoding ABC transporter ATP-binding protein, which translates to MKKVKIMASHAIVDIRRVSKSYLRKRAVDQLNIEIEAAQIYGLLGPNGSGKTTTIRMMMGLVQPDEGMITICGYDVEAEPLEMKKRVGILPDADELVEDLSAWEFLQFIASLRSIPERMARHRAKEWLQLLQLYEQRNQPLHSFSHGMRKKVQLVSAILHSPELLILDEPTTGLDPDMVITLKQILKRLREKGTAIFLSTHHLDFAQDLCDQVCLLQRGCAVAQGDTDEVLHMSGARTLEEAYIRLTRAEDKGEQIDALLGYW; encoded by the coding sequence ATGAAGAAGGTGAAAATAATGGCTTCCCATGCCATCGTAGACATTCGCCGGGTGAGCAAATCATATTTGCGGAAACGCGCGGTGGATCAATTAAATATAGAGATTGAAGCGGCTCAGATTTATGGATTGCTCGGTCCTAACGGATCAGGAAAAACGACAACGATCCGCATGATGATGGGGTTGGTTCAGCCCGATGAAGGAATGATCACCATCTGTGGATATGATGTGGAAGCAGAGCCGCTGGAGATGAAGAAGCGGGTTGGAATTCTTCCTGATGCAGATGAATTAGTGGAAGATTTATCAGCGTGGGAATTTTTACAATTTATCGCGTCGTTGCGATCTATACCGGAAAGAATGGCACGTCATCGTGCAAAGGAATGGCTACAATTATTGCAGTTATATGAACAACGAAACCAACCGTTACATTCTTTTTCTCACGGGATGCGGAAGAAGGTACAATTAGTTTCCGCTATTTTACACTCTCCTGAGTTGCTCATTTTAGATGAACCCACCACAGGTTTAGACCCCGATATGGTGATTACACTAAAGCAGATTTTAAAGCGCCTGCGTGAGAAAGGAACCGCCATCTTTTTATCTACGCATCATCTCGATTTCGCTCAGGACTTATGTGATCAGGTATGCCTATTACAACGAGGTTGTGCGGTGGCACAAGGAGATACGGATGAGGTTCTGCACATGTCAGGAGCGCGCACACTGGAAGAAGCGTATATTCGATTGACAAGGGCAGAAGACAAAGGGGAACAAATCGATGCACTCTTGGGTTATTGGTAA